The following coding sequences lie in one Maribacter forsetii DSM 18668 genomic window:
- the folE gene encoding GTP cyclohydrolase I FolE, whose amino-acid sequence MKDKEHIEIVGDNHISSNVETPLRADAFLKSDDAKIESIQHHFSKIMEELGLDLTDDSLSGTPYRFAKMYVKELFYGLNPKNKPKLSVFENKYEYKKMLIEQNITIDSSCEHHFLPITGHAHIAYIPKDKVIGLSKINRLVDYYSHRPQVQERLSLQILKDLQGILNTKDVIVMITAKHLCVSSRGIKDKDSFTTTIEYDGEFNKTEIRSEFFNALQKGDNL is encoded by the coding sequence ATGAAGGATAAAGAACACATAGAGATAGTAGGGGACAATCATATTTCCTCAAACGTAGAAACCCCGTTAAGGGCAGATGCCTTTTTAAAAAGTGACGATGCAAAAATAGAAAGTATTCAGCATCATTTTTCCAAAATAATGGAAGAGCTAGGTCTAGATTTAACCGATGATAGTTTATCTGGTACGCCATACCGTTTCGCAAAAATGTATGTCAAAGAGTTGTTTTACGGTTTAAACCCAAAAAACAAACCTAAGCTTTCGGTTTTTGAGAATAAGTATGAATATAAGAAAATGCTTATTGAACAAAATATCACAATAGATTCATCTTGTGAGCATCATTTTTTACCTATTACCGGGCACGCACATATTGCATACATTCCAAAAGATAAAGTTATTGGTTTATCAAAAATTAACCGCTTAGTGGATTATTACTCACATCGCCCACAGGTACAAGAACGATTGTCTTTACAAATTTTAAAAGATTTACAAGGGATATTAAATACCAAAGATGTTATTGTTATGATTACCGCCAAACACCTTTGTGTGTCTTCTAGGGGCATTAAGGATAAAGATAGTTTTACTACTACTATTGAATATGATGGCGAATTCAATAAAACTGAAATAAGATCAGAATTTTTCAATGCATTACAGAAAGGAGACAATTTATAA
- a CDS encoding ABC transporter permease, with translation MRKNVIQLLARQLWQDAFRSKVMLIASALMLCLLLFSAYSGWENYHDQNFTRDEIQDEVEESWENNPDKHPHRMAHYGSFALRLKHVLSVFDMGMENFVGNAVFLEAHKQNTVNFSEASMSTGLLRFGEVSLAMLLKVIVPLLIFYLGFATIARERENGTLKLLIGQGITRKEIVFGKWLGLWSLSLVFLSAIFLVLLFFVLIESHDSMHTDSLLRYVVLLVAYLLFFGILSAITILVSAFSATAKGALVKLLGIWLLFVIIVPKSLQAMGFYLYPTPSKIEMETAVEHDLAEIGDSHDPNDPHFKAMRDSVLRVHNVENVEDLPFNYGGFVMSQGEAMSTKIYLKHQEDLYEVYGKQNNLERYSAFVNPYTAIKNLSMAFSGTDFQSFLHFKDKAEAYRFKLAQEMNQLQVDLIPNKGKEGPNTISSDYWKEFPPFEYHFLNISDVFKNELISLLALVLWGVLSIFGLLRLSTNLKAI, from the coding sequence ATGAGGAAAAATGTAATTCAATTATTGGCTCGTCAATTATGGCAAGATGCCTTTAGATCCAAGGTCATGTTGATTGCTTCTGCCTTAATGCTATGCCTACTTCTTTTTTCCGCGTATAGTGGTTGGGAGAATTACCATGACCAGAATTTTACGCGAGATGAAATTCAAGATGAAGTAGAAGAAAGTTGGGAGAACAATCCAGATAAACATCCGCACCGTATGGCGCACTATGGCTCTTTTGCCCTAAGATTAAAACACGTGTTAAGTGTGTTTGATATGGGAATGGAAAACTTTGTGGGCAATGCCGTTTTCTTGGAAGCTCACAAACAAAATACCGTCAATTTTTCAGAAGCCAGTATGTCTACCGGTTTGTTACGTTTTGGCGAAGTGAGTCTGGCAATGTTATTAAAAGTAATCGTACCACTTTTAATATTCTATTTAGGATTTGCTACCATTGCCAGAGAGCGTGAAAATGGCACCTTAAAGCTGTTGATTGGGCAAGGTATAACGCGTAAAGAAATTGTATTCGGAAAATGGCTGGGCTTATGGAGTCTATCGCTTGTTTTTCTAAGCGCTATATTTCTGGTACTTCTGTTTTTTGTTTTGATTGAGTCGCACGATAGCATGCATACCGATAGTCTATTAAGATATGTTGTACTGTTAGTAGCTTATCTACTGTTTTTCGGTATTTTGAGTGCAATTACCATTCTGGTTTCGGCTTTTAGTGCTACAGCCAAAGGAGCACTGGTAAAACTATTGGGCATCTGGTTGCTTTTTGTGATCATTGTTCCAAAATCATTACAAGCAATGGGGTTCTACCTTTACCCTACTCCTTCTAAAATAGAAATGGAAACAGCAGTGGAACACGATTTGGCTGAGATTGGAGATAGTCATGACCCTAATGATCCGCATTTCAAAGCCATGAGAGATTCCGTATTACGTGTCCATAACGTAGAAAATGTTGAAGACCTTCCTTTTAATTATGGTGGTTTTGTGATGTCTCAAGGTGAAGCAATGAGCACTAAAATATATTTAAAGCATCAGGAGGATTTGTATGAAGTGTATGGAAAGCAGAATAACCTAGAGCGCTATTCTGCATTTGTAAATCCGTATACGGCAATCAAGAACTTATCAATGGCTTTCTCGGGTACAGATTTTCAATCTTTCCTTCATTTTAAGGATAAGGCAGAAGCGTATCGTTTTAAGCTGGCGCAAGAAATGAACCAATTGCAGGTGGATTTAATTCCGAATAAAGGAAAAGAAGGACCAAATACTATATCCAGTGATTATTGGAAAGAATTTCCTCCGTTTGAGTATCATTTTTTAAACATTTCAGATGTCTTTAAAAATGAGCTTATATCCTTATTGGCATTAGTGCTTTGGGGCGTTCTCTCCATTTTCGGACTATTAAGATTATCCACTAACCTAAAAGCCATATAG
- a CDS encoding TonB-dependent receptor domain-containing protein gives MKHYITILALLVCNITLAQIAVSGKILDNDGSPIFGATISYNLENTSKKGGTVTGDDGKFNFDLSETGNYQISVSYIGMQSQSFNKSFNQFTDYDLGTINLQESVEQLQSVEVIGRARTDYNSDYSFSATKVAIANKELPQAITSVTKELIADRLAFQVPDAVKTVSNVSVTGLYNHYNIRGITQADDGQVLNGMRTRQYYFLQPITSHLERVEVIKGPSSVTFSSADPGGTVNMVTKKPLTEKRSEVSLTTGSFGTIRATADFTGPLNESKTLLYRFNAAIQEADSFRDVVNNNAILFSPSLSYIPNETTSLNVELIYSDAVGNLDRGQPIFGAINGDYDINSTPITMNVGASSDHYKNKEFIFMTNFSKKLTDNLGFNAQFMKQTWDEDLAEHRVDGTAVDIDGNVIPTLARMRYDERQQYWETDNFSTYFTYDIETEKITNKILVGYDATRWERKIGAGFLRARRYLTVDGGQSNYDPANAANFQQMVVDGVTMPVPAVPHFNLADPFNGARNTNAYNLAELSIPANLNTSNGFYIQNQFKVGKFSALVNLRYERFTDIFDYEGDEQEFTNDAIVPRFGLTYEVTNTVSAYATYLEGFQPHTNTVSLSPTAEGFFWSTSPSRFDPLESSLTEFGAKGEFLNGKIFANLAIFNITQKNILLGDTYDLDNLTTRGEQRSRGFEMDVSGYISSNFQLTASYGFADAEIVEDAIEEFIGEPIGGAPKHNANIWGRYDFTNETLKGIGFGLGAQFMDERYTWYNPTYDTDRLLLPSYTVFDAAVYYKPNNTGM, from the coding sequence ATGAAACACTATATAACCATACTAGCTTTACTTGTTTGTAACATTACATTAGCACAAATTGCTGTAAGCGGAAAAATTTTGGATAATGACGGATCTCCCATTTTTGGAGCTACTATTTCATATAATCTTGAGAATACTTCTAAAAAAGGAGGTACTGTAACTGGAGACGATGGTAAATTTAACTTTGACCTTTCCGAAACCGGAAACTATCAGATTTCGGTAAGCTACATAGGTATGCAAAGCCAAAGTTTTAATAAATCATTCAACCAATTTACCGATTATGATTTGGGCACCATCAACCTTCAAGAGAGTGTAGAGCAATTACAGTCTGTAGAAGTCATTGGTAGAGCAAGAACAGATTATAATAGCGATTATTCATTTTCGGCTACCAAAGTGGCAATTGCCAATAAAGAATTGCCGCAAGCGATAACGTCGGTAACAAAGGAGTTAATTGCAGACCGACTTGCTTTTCAAGTTCCTGATGCCGTAAAAACGGTAAGTAATGTATCGGTAACGGGTTTATACAATCATTATAACATTCGTGGTATTACGCAGGCAGATGATGGGCAGGTATTGAACGGAATGCGTACTCGCCAATATTACTTTCTACAGCCTATTACCTCCCACTTAGAACGAGTTGAAGTTATAAAGGGCCCATCATCGGTAACGTTCTCAAGTGCTGATCCAGGTGGTACGGTAAACATGGTAACTAAAAAACCATTAACAGAAAAACGTAGTGAAGTTTCTTTGACCACAGGTAGTTTTGGAACCATAAGAGCTACAGCAGATTTTACCGGTCCTTTAAACGAATCTAAAACGCTTTTATATCGTTTTAATGCCGCAATACAAGAGGCAGATTCATTTAGAGATGTCGTAAACAACAATGCCATTTTGTTTTCGCCTTCCTTAAGCTATATTCCAAATGAAACCACATCTTTAAACGTAGAATTAATCTACAGTGATGCCGTGGGTAATTTAGATAGAGGTCAGCCTATTTTTGGAGCTATTAATGGTGATTACGATATTAATAGTACGCCAATTACCATGAATGTAGGTGCTTCAAGCGATCATTACAAAAACAAAGAGTTCATTTTTATGACTAATTTCAGTAAAAAGTTAACCGATAACTTAGGTTTCAATGCCCAGTTCATGAAACAAACTTGGGATGAGGATTTAGCCGAACATAGAGTTGATGGTACAGCTGTGGATATCGATGGAAATGTGATTCCTACCTTGGCTAGAATGCGATATGATGAAAGACAACAATATTGGGAAACCGATAACTTTAGCACTTACTTTACGTACGACATAGAAACGGAGAAGATTACCAACAAAATTTTAGTTGGTTATGATGCTACACGTTGGGAAAGAAAAATTGGAGCCGGATTTCTTCGTGCCAGAAGGTACTTGACAGTAGATGGTGGTCAGTCTAACTATGACCCTGCAAATGCAGCCAATTTTCAGCAAATGGTGGTAGATGGTGTAACTATGCCTGTACCCGCAGTACCTCATTTTAACTTAGCAGACCCATTTAATGGTGCTAGAAATACAAATGCATATAATCTGGCAGAATTGAGTATTCCTGCTAACCTGAATACCTCAAATGGTTTTTATATTCAAAACCAGTTTAAAGTAGGTAAGTTTTCAGCTTTGGTAAACTTACGATATGAGCGTTTTACTGATATTTTTGATTATGAAGGCGATGAGCAAGAGTTTACAAATGATGCTATTGTACCTAGGTTTGGTCTTACCTATGAAGTTACCAACACGGTTAGTGCATACGCTACGTATTTAGAAGGTTTTCAGCCACACACTAATACTGTTTCATTATCGCCAACGGCAGAAGGTTTCTTTTGGTCCACATCACCAAGCAGATTTGATCCCCTTGAAAGTAGTTTAACAGAGTTTGGAGCAAAAGGAGAATTTTTGAACGGGAAAATATTTGCCAACCTAGCTATCTTTAACATTACTCAAAAAAATATCCTTTTAGGTGACACCTATGATTTGGACAATTTAACTACAAGAGGTGAACAAAGAAGTAGAGGTTTTGAGATGGATGTATCTGGGTATATATCATCTAACTTTCAGCTTACCGCATCTTACGGTTTTGCAGATGCTGAAATTGTAGAAGATGCCATAGAAGAGTTTATTGGTGAACCTATAGGAGGCGCTCCAAAACACAATGCGAATATTTGGGGGAGATATGATTTTACAAATGAAACCTTAAAAGGTATCGGCTTCGGTTTGGGTGCTCAATTTATGGATGAACGATATACGTGGTACAACCCTACGTACGACACAGATAGACTATTATTACCTTCCTATACCGTATTTGATGCAGCGGTATATTACAAGCCTAATAATACCGGTATGTAA
- a CDS encoding ABC transporter ATP-binding protein: MLKAVNITKSYSGKMALKDVFFEVSKGEIFCLLGQNGAGKTTTINIFLGFIKKDGGQAFVGDKEVGVDDTNQLTAYIPETVQLYGNLSGIENLNFFSRLAGFSYSTSELEAFLTKTGLQADAQHQRLSGYSKGMRQKVGIAVALAKNAEVIFMDEPTSGLDPKATAEFTEICKELAKMGKVIFMATHDIFNAVELGTTIGIMKEGVLAQQLKASEINANELNQLYLETI; this comes from the coding sequence ATGCTAAAAGCAGTAAACATTACTAAGTCCTACAGCGGGAAAATGGCTTTGAAAGACGTTTTTTTTGAGGTTTCAAAAGGTGAAATATTTTGTCTTCTAGGACAAAATGGAGCGGGTAAAACAACGACCATCAATATCTTTTTAGGGTTTATTAAAAAAGATGGGGGTCAAGCATTTGTTGGTGATAAAGAAGTTGGTGTAGATGACACTAATCAGCTAACAGCCTACATTCCGGAAACCGTTCAATTGTATGGAAATCTAAGTGGTATTGAGAACCTAAATTTCTTTAGTCGCTTGGCAGGTTTTTCCTATTCCACATCAGAATTAGAAGCGTTCTTAACAAAAACAGGATTACAAGCAGATGCTCAACATCAAAGGCTATCTGGTTATTCTAAAGGAATGCGCCAAAAAGTGGGAATTGCCGTTGCGCTTGCCAAGAATGCAGAAGTAATTTTTATGGACGAACCTACTTCTGGTCTAGACCCTAAGGCAACAGCAGAATTCACTGAAATTTGTAAAGAACTCGCAAAAATGGGCAAGGTTATTTTTATGGCTACCCATGATATTTTTAATGCGGTAGAATTAGGTACCACCATCGGTATTATGAAAGAAGGTGTTTTAGCACAACAACTAAAAGCTAGCGAGATTAACGCAAATGAATTAAATCAACTTTACTTAGAAACTATATAA
- a CDS encoding DUF3526 domain-containing protein: MYSLLFKSFFRTKIFLVSLILLLTVGVISILIGKQYLVKQEKTIAAAQVFQEESIKKNVEYHSEDLSLLLYYLRFTLIKKPQNINAISIGQSDVNPLLQAVTIRGLEAQKYDTDFENPSLLMSGNLDLGFVIIYLFPLVLIAMTFNLYSEEKELGTWRILAAQTSGKAKFLFKKLLVRILFVFAVLIFLMFLASAMLQIPVNANFWAIFIQSVLYVMFWSALCFWIVSFLKNSSFNALALISIWVVLTILIPALVNNYVINAYQVPEALDAMVEQRDGYHEKWDMEKDVTMNGFIGAYPQYVNYEVPQDRFSWIWYYGMQHMGDMAAKKTSKEMKDKIIQRNMVSEKVALFIPTMHAQLSMNNLAGTDMISHLGFLDALTKFHENLRLGFYDKIFSEKSESSVDWTKHDVKFYHVNREFSWLKLLLPTFLITLVIGLIGIFNLRKL; the protein is encoded by the coding sequence ATGTATAGTTTATTATTTAAATCATTTTTTAGGACGAAAATTTTCTTGGTTAGTCTGATATTGTTGTTAACCGTTGGGGTGATAAGCATCTTGATCGGAAAGCAATATTTGGTAAAGCAGGAAAAGACAATTGCTGCAGCACAGGTATTTCAAGAAGAAAGCATTAAAAAGAACGTGGAATACCATAGTGAAGACTTAAGCTTGCTTTTATATTACCTACGTTTTACGCTCATTAAGAAACCTCAAAATATAAACGCAATTTCCATAGGGCAGAGTGATGTAAATCCGCTATTGCAAGCGGTGACCATTAGAGGCTTGGAAGCACAAAAATATGACACCGATTTTGAGAACCCGTCATTACTAATGTCCGGCAACCTTGATCTAGGCTTTGTTATCATTTATTTGTTTCCGTTGGTATTGATAGCCATGACTTTCAATTTGTATTCAGAAGAAAAAGAATTGGGAACATGGCGAATATTGGCTGCTCAAACCTCTGGAAAAGCAAAGTTTTTATTCAAAAAACTACTGGTGAGAATACTCTTTGTATTCGCTGTTTTAATTTTTTTGATGTTTTTGGCAAGTGCTATGCTACAAATTCCGGTGAACGCCAATTTCTGGGCAATTTTTATTCAGAGCGTTTTGTATGTGATGTTCTGGAGTGCCTTATGTTTTTGGATCGTATCCTTTTTAAAGAATTCAAGTTTTAATGCTTTGGCATTAATTTCCATTTGGGTGGTACTGACCATATTGATTCCGGCGTTGGTCAACAACTATGTTATAAATGCCTACCAAGTGCCCGAAGCTTTAGACGCCATGGTAGAGCAAAGAGATGGTTACCATGAAAAATGGGATATGGAAAAGGATGTTACCATGAATGGATTTATAGGAGCCTACCCGCAATATGTAAATTATGAAGTACCACAAGATAGATTTAGCTGGATCTGGTATTATGGCATGCAACATATGGGAGATATGGCTGCAAAAAAAACAAGTAAAGAAATGAAAGATAAAATTATACAGCGCAATATGGTGAGTGAAAAAGTAGCACTTTTTATACCAACTATGCATGCACAATTAAGTATGAACAACCTGGCTGGCACAGATATGATAAGCCATTTAGGTTTTTTAGATGCATTGACTAAATTTCATGAAAATCTAAGATTGGGCTTCTATGACAAAATTTTCAGTGAAAAATCAGAGAGTTCAGTAGACTGGACAAAGCACGATGTTAAATTTTATCATGTAAATCGTGAATTTAGTTGGTTAAAGTTATTATTGCCAACATTTTTAATAACTCTTGTTATTGGATTAATAGGAATTTTTAATCTTAGAAAACTATGA
- a CDS encoding Fur family transcriptional regulator, which produces MGVIRKTKAVEVLLNEFNTSSVAISAKALIEQLGDTFNKTTIYRVLDKLEDDGVLHSFLGKEGLKWYAKCNGCTSTEHKDVHPHFQCLSCGRVDCLTFTVPLPQIPNRKIEVSQLLIQGRCEECFA; this is translated from the coding sequence ATGGGAGTAATTAGAAAAACTAAGGCCGTAGAGGTTTTGCTTAATGAGTTTAATACTAGCTCGGTAGCTATTTCTGCAAAAGCATTAATTGAACAGTTGGGCGATACATTTAATAAAACCACCATTTATCGTGTGTTGGATAAGTTAGAAGATGATGGTGTTCTACACTCCTTTTTAGGGAAAGAAGGCTTAAAATGGTATGCAAAATGTAATGGTTGTACTTCCACTGAACATAAAGATGTGCATCCCCATTTTCAATGTCTTAGCTGTGGTCGTGTAGATTGTTTAACCTTTACCGTACCACTACCACAGATACCAAATAGAAAAATTGAAGTTTCGCAGTTATTGATTCAGGGCAGATGTGAAGAGTGTTTCGCATAA
- a CDS encoding MerC domain-containing protein: MILIKQKSDILGTFASSLCLVHCIATPFLFLAQAGAATCCDGPPTWWKFMDYLFLAISFFAIFWSTKTTTLKWMKPMLWLSWSVLATIILNEKLELFPIPEFAIYIPAIALVMLHLYNRKHCKCATDNCCVNEG, from the coding sequence ATGATATTAATTAAACAAAAATCTGACATTCTGGGCACTTTCGCTAGTTCGTTATGTCTTGTTCATTGCATTGCTACTCCATTTTTATTTCTAGCCCAAGCTGGTGCAGCAACCTGTTGTGACGGTCCGCCAACGTGGTGGAAATTTATGGATTACCTATTCTTGGCAATTTCATTTTTTGCCATTTTCTGGTCAACCAAAACTACAACTCTTAAATGGATGAAACCTATGCTTTGGTTAAGTTGGTCTGTTTTGGCAACAATAATTCTAAATGAAAAATTAGAACTTTTCCCAATACCTGAATTTGCAATATATATACCCGCCATTGCTTTAGTAATGTTACACTTATATAATAGAAAACACTGTAAATGTGCTACAGATAATTGTTGTGTAAATGAAGGATAA